In one Pseudomonas sp. R84 genomic region, the following are encoded:
- a CDS encoding histidine phosphatase family protein has translation MQTTRLTLICHARTVAQKLACFPTNEPVENGELASAALAQRFDAARRLICAPELRTRQTAAWLGADAQVDETLRDCDWGRWHGMSIKDLQRSEDAALQAWLEDSHATPHGGESVAQLCERVAQWLASLQATPGHVVAVTHPFVIRAALIHVMRGSAFHDIDVEPLSMVELRFTGRWRLLLPSLEVKGAP, from the coding sequence GTGCAAACCACCCGTTTGACATTGATTTGCCATGCGCGAACCGTCGCACAGAAACTGGCGTGTTTTCCTACGAATGAGCCTGTTGAAAATGGCGAGTTGGCGTCGGCTGCATTGGCCCAGCGTTTCGACGCTGCGCGACGCTTGATTTGCGCGCCGGAATTGCGCACGCGGCAGACGGCGGCGTGGCTTGGCGCGGATGCGCAAGTGGATGAGACGCTGCGCGATTGTGACTGGGGACGTTGGCACGGGATGTCGATCAAGGATCTGCAACGCTCGGAAGACGCCGCGCTGCAGGCTTGGCTGGAAGATTCCCACGCCACGCCCCATGGTGGTGAGTCGGTGGCGCAGTTGTGTGAGCGCGTGGCGCAGTGGCTGGCCAGCCTGCAAGCCACGCCGGGGCATGTGGTAGCGGTGACGCATCCGTTTGTCATCCGCGCGGCGCTCATCCACGTGATGCGCGGTTCGGCGTTTCATGACATTGATGTCGAACCGCTGTCGATGGTCGAACTACGCTTCACCGGGCGCTGGCGCCTGCTTCTGCCAAGTCTGGAGGTTAAAGGAGCACCTTGA
- a CDS encoding glutamine synthetase has product MSARLTPLPMTTLVTTDLIGITRGRSFPTDELEHYQAAGCGWVPANSALTPQDIIASTNPWGAYGDLRLIPDLSSRVTVSNGPDVNAPALDFIHGDIRETDGRPWGACPRTLLCEEIERYRDGLGLQVNAAFEHEFNLHAGFAEHLAFSLEAQRQGAEFGGWLLSALRAGGVEPEMFLPEYGKHQYEITCRPTLGVAAADRAVNVREISREIARQMGLDLSFAPKTAADAVCNGVHLHVSLLDLAGVPMLYDAGTSNGLSSLGQHWAAGILHYLPALCAFTAPTPVSYERLQPHHWSASYACLGQQNREAALRICPTVTLGGKSVANQFNLEFRAMDATASPHLAMAALLIAGRLGIEQRLALNAITNEIPDSLNDEQRQARGIVALPASLAQALDCLRNSGAFTEWLPKPLLDTYYALKTEELALTEQLSPADLCEHYARLY; this is encoded by the coding sequence ATGAGCGCCCGCCTGACGCCGCTGCCGATGACCACTCTGGTCACCACCGACCTGATCGGCATCACCCGTGGCCGCTCGTTTCCCACCGATGAGCTGGAGCATTATCAGGCCGCCGGTTGCGGCTGGGTGCCGGCCAACAGCGCGTTGACGCCGCAGGACATCATTGCTTCAACCAATCCGTGGGGCGCCTATGGCGATTTGCGGCTGATTCCCGATCTGAGCAGCCGCGTCACCGTCAGCAACGGCCCGGACGTCAACGCGCCGGCGCTGGATTTCATCCACGGCGATATCCGCGAAACCGATGGCCGCCCTTGGGGCGCCTGCCCGCGCACGCTGTTGTGCGAGGAAATCGAGCGATATCGCGATGGGTTGGGCTTGCAGGTCAACGCCGCGTTCGAACACGAATTCAACCTGCACGCCGGTTTCGCCGAGCATCTGGCATTTTCCCTCGAAGCTCAGCGTCAGGGCGCCGAGTTCGGCGGCTGGCTGCTCAGCGCCCTGCGCGCCGGCGGTGTCGAGCCGGAAATGTTTCTGCCCGAATACGGCAAGCACCAATACGAAATCACCTGCCGCCCGACGCTCGGCGTGGCGGCGGCGGATCGCGCCGTCAATGTGCGTGAGATCAGCCGCGAGATCGCCCGGCAAATGGGCCTGGACTTGAGCTTTGCGCCGAAAACCGCCGCCGACGCGGTGTGCAACGGCGTACACCTGCACGTCAGCCTGCTCGATCTGGCCGGTGTGCCGATGCTCTACGACGCAGGCACCAGCAATGGTCTGTCGAGCCTCGGTCAGCATTGGGCGGCGGGAATCCTGCATTACTTGCCGGCACTCTGTGCCTTCACCGCGCCGACGCCGGTGTCGTACGAGCGCTTGCAGCCGCATCACTGGAGCGCTTCCTACGCGTGTCTGGGCCAACAGAACCGCGAGGCGGCGCTGCGCATCTGCCCGACCGTGACCCTCGGCGGCAAGTCCGTGGCCAACCAGTTCAACCTCGAATTCCGCGCCATGGACGCCACCGCCTCGCCGCATCTGGCGATGGCCGCCCTGTTGATCGCCGGACGGCTGGGCATCGAACAGCGCCTGGCGCTGAACGCGATCACCAACGAAATTCCCGATTCACTCAACGACGAGCAACGCCAGGCCCGGGGCATCGTCGCCCTGCCCGCCTCGCTGGCCCAGGCGCTGGATTGCCTGCGCAACAGTGGCGCCTTCACCGAATGGCTGCCCAAGCCGCTGCTCGACACCTATTACGCCCTGAAAACCGAGGAACTGGCGCTGACGGAACAGCTCTCGCCCGCTGACTTGTGTGAGCACTATGCACGCCTGTACTGA
- a CDS encoding APC family permease — translation MEIEEFGYKQELKRSLTLTDLVVYGMIFMIPIAPFGVYGYVNAEAPGMVPLAYIIGMVAMLFTALSYGSMAKAFPIAGSVYSYAQRGLNQHVGFIAGWLMLLDYLLIPPLLYVYAAMALNHLYPDIPKVGFILAFLVSATFVNLRGITFTARMNIIFLLAQLVVLGIFLFYAWNALHNGGGNGELTLAPLYHAETFNFALLMQAVSIAVLSFLGFDAISTLAEEIKGDPGKSVGKAALITLVVMGVIFVAQTWIATDLAAGMGFKSADTAFYEIAEIAAGSWLATLTAVATALAWGVAVAITSQAAVSRLLFGMARDGKLPKVLAKVHPKHNTPYLSIYLVAVLSLVICYLFINSVDTLTSLVNFGALSGFMLLHLTVINYYWRRQKSGQVVRHLICPVIGFIIVAAIMYNMGVDAQKLGLIWIALGLVYLFFLNKLGASTALPDPSNG, via the coding sequence ATGGAAATTGAAGAATTCGGCTACAAGCAAGAGTTGAAACGTAGCCTGACGCTGACCGACCTGGTGGTGTACGGGATGATCTTCATGATCCCCATCGCCCCGTTCGGTGTGTATGGCTACGTCAACGCCGAGGCCCCGGGGATGGTGCCGCTGGCGTACATCATCGGCATGGTGGCGATGCTGTTCACCGCGCTGAGCTACGGCAGCATGGCCAAGGCTTTTCCGATTGCCGGCTCGGTGTATTCCTACGCGCAACGCGGCCTCAATCAACACGTCGGCTTCATCGCCGGTTGGCTGATGCTGCTCGATTACCTGCTGATTCCGCCGCTGCTCTACGTTTACGCGGCGATGGCGCTCAACCATTTGTACCCGGACATTCCGAAAGTCGGCTTCATTCTGGCGTTTCTGGTCAGCGCGACCTTCGTCAACCTGCGCGGCATCACTTTCACCGCGCGGATGAACATCATCTTCCTTCTGGCGCAACTGGTAGTACTCGGCATCTTCCTGTTCTACGCCTGGAATGCCTTGCACAACGGTGGCGGTAACGGCGAGCTGACCCTGGCGCCGCTGTATCACGCGGAAACCTTCAACTTCGCCCTACTGATGCAAGCGGTGTCGATTGCGGTGCTGTCGTTCCTCGGCTTCGATGCGATTTCGACGCTGGCCGAAGAAATCAAAGGCGATCCGGGCAAGAGCGTCGGCAAAGCCGCGTTGATAACCCTGGTGGTCATGGGCGTGATTTTCGTCGCACAAACCTGGATCGCCACCGATCTGGCAGCCGGCATGGGCTTCAAATCCGCTGACACTGCGTTCTATGAAATCGCCGAAATCGCCGCCGGCAGCTGGCTGGCGACCCTGACCGCTGTTGCGACGGCGCTGGCCTGGGGCGTGGCCGTGGCCATCACCTCGCAAGCCGCTGTTTCGCGCCTGCTGTTCGGCATGGCGCGCGACGGCAAGCTGCCGAAAGTGCTGGCCAAGGTGCACCCAAAACACAACACACCGTACCTGAGCATTTATCTGGTGGCGGTGCTGTCGCTGGTGATCTGCTACCTGTTCATCAACTCGGTCGACACCCTGACCTCGCTGGTCAACTTCGGCGCGCTCAGCGGCTTCATGCTGCTGCACCTGACAGTGATCAACTACTACTGGCGTCGGCAAAAGTCCGGTCAGGTCGTGCGTCACCTGATCTGCCCGGTGATCGGCTTCATTATCGTCGCGGCCATCATGTACAACATGGGCGTCGATGCGCAGAAACTCGGGCTGATCTGGATTGCTCTGGGTCTGGTGTACCTGTTCTTCCTTAACAAGCTCGGCGCCAGCACCGCGCTGCCCGACCCGAGCAACGGCTGA
- a CDS encoding NAD-dependent protein deacetylase: MLDSPTREHLDTLQQVMADGDFLVLTGAGISTPSGIPDYRDSDGVRRGRQPMMYQEFLAAPESRRRYWARAMLGWPRVRQAQPNAAHEALAGLQRHGLIHDLITQNVDTLHDQAGSQDVIELHGSLHRVLCLDCGQRSERDSIQQLMERQNPYLAGVDAVQAPDGDTLLDPAFEARFQVPHCPHCFGERMKPDVVFFGENVAQPTAARAMAAAENAAGMLVVGSSLMAYSAFRLCRVIADRGKPLIAINLGKTRADDLLDLKIEASCEQLLPLLVRELDR; this comes from the coding sequence ATGCTCGACAGCCCGACCCGCGAACACCTCGACACGCTCCAGCAAGTGATGGCGGACGGCGATTTCCTCGTATTGACCGGGGCCGGTATCAGCACGCCGTCGGGCATTCCGGATTACCGCGACAGCGACGGTGTACGCCGTGGGCGGCAACCGATGATGTATCAGGAGTTTCTGGCCGCCCCCGAATCACGCCGCCGCTACTGGGCGCGGGCCATGCTGGGTTGGCCGAGGGTGCGTCAGGCGCAGCCGAATGCAGCGCACGAGGCGTTGGCCGGTTTGCAGCGCCACGGGCTGATCCACGACTTGATTACCCAGAACGTCGACACCCTGCACGATCAGGCCGGCAGTCAGGATGTCATTGAGCTGCACGGCAGCCTGCATCGCGTCCTGTGCCTGGACTGCGGCCAGCGCAGCGAGCGCGATTCGATTCAACAATTGATGGAACGGCAAAATCCATATCTGGCCGGGGTCGATGCGGTGCAGGCGCCGGATGGCGACACCCTGCTCGATCCGGCGTTCGAGGCGCGTTTTCAGGTACCGCACTGTCCGCATTGCTTTGGCGAGCGGATGAAACCGGACGTGGTGTTTTTCGGCGAAAACGTCGCGCAGCCCACGGCGGCTCGGGCGATGGCGGCAGCGGAAAATGCGGCGGGGATGTTGGTTGTGGGGTCGTCGTTGATGGCGTATTCGGCGTTTCGTTTGTGCCGGGTGATTGCCGATCGCGGTAAGCCGCTGATTGCGATCAATCTGGGCAAGACCCGCGCGGATGACTTGCTCGATTTGAAGATTGAAGCGTCGTGTGAACAGCTTCTACCCCTGTTGGTCAGGGAGCTGGATCGGTGA
- a CDS encoding CoA transferase subunit B: protein MALTREQMAQRVAREMQDGFYVNLGIGIPTLVANYIPDGMEVMLQSENGLLGMGPFPTEDTIDADMINAGKQTVTARIGASIFNSAESFAMIRGGHVDLTVLGAFEVDVEGNIASWMIPGKLVKGMGGAMDLVAGADNIIVIMTHASKDGESKLLAKCSLPLTGAGCIKRVLTDLAYLEIENGAFVLKERAPGVSVEEIVAKTAGKLIVPDHVPEMQFAAQ from the coding sequence ATGGCACTTACCCGCGAACAAATGGCTCAGCGCGTCGCCCGCGAAATGCAGGACGGCTTCTACGTAAACCTCGGCATCGGCATTCCGACCCTGGTCGCCAACTACATTCCCGACGGCATGGAAGTCATGCTGCAATCGGAAAACGGCCTGCTCGGCATGGGCCCTTTCCCGACTGAAGACACCATCGACGCCGACATGATCAACGCCGGCAAACAGACCGTGACCGCGCGCATCGGCGCGTCGATTTTCAACTCCGCCGAGTCCTTTGCAATGATTCGCGGCGGCCACGTCGACCTGACCGTGCTCGGCGCGTTCGAAGTCGACGTCGAAGGCAACATCGCTTCGTGGATGATCCCCGGCAAACTGGTCAAGGGCATGGGCGGCGCGATGGATCTGGTGGCTGGCGCCGACAACATCATCGTAATCATGACCCACGCATCCAAGGACGGAGAGTCCAAGCTGCTCGCCAAATGCAGCCTGCCGCTGACCGGCGCCGGTTGCATCAAACGTGTGCTGACCGACCTCGCGTACCTGGAAATCGAAAATGGCGCTTTTGTCCTCAAGGAACGCGCACCTGGCGTCAGCGTCGAGGAAATCGTCGCCAAAACCGCTGGTAAACTGATCGTCCCGGATCACGTACCGGAAATGCAGTTCGCTGCCCAGTGA
- a CDS encoding isochorismatase family cysteine hydrolase — protein MFSLPHRSPRDLPFVTDHTALLLVDMQRAWLEPQFDAHLNGPDAEYFLTRAHMQVVPNQRRLLSAFREARQNVLHTIIESLTADGRDRSLDHKLSDMHLPKGSVQARIIEDLTPVENEIVLPKTSSGVFNSTNIDYVLRNLETRHLIIAGIVTDQCVDMAVRDAADRGYLVTLVEDACATYSAERHHACLNAIKGYCWITDTDTVLARLQEMRP, from the coding sequence ATGTTCAGCCTTCCCCACCGCTCGCCGCGGGACTTGCCGTTTGTCACCGATCACACCGCGCTGTTGCTGGTGGACATGCAGCGTGCCTGGCTCGAACCGCAGTTCGACGCGCACCTCAACGGGCCTGACGCCGAGTACTTCCTGACCCGCGCGCACATGCAGGTGGTGCCCAACCAACGTCGTTTGCTCAGTGCCTTTCGCGAGGCGCGGCAGAATGTACTGCACACCATTATCGAAAGCCTTACCGCCGATGGCCGCGACCGCTCGCTCGATCACAAGCTCTCGGACATGCACCTGCCCAAAGGCAGCGTGCAGGCCAGGATCATTGAAGACCTGACCCCGGTGGAAAACGAAATCGTCCTGCCGAAGACCTCGTCCGGGGTGTTCAACTCGACCAACATCGACTACGTGCTGCGCAACCTGGAAACCCGTCATCTGATTATCGCCGGCATCGTCACCGACCAATGTGTGGATATGGCCGTGCGCGACGCTGCTGATCGCGGCTATCTGGTCACGCTGGTCGAAGATGCCTGCGCCACCTATAGCGCCGAACGCCATCACGCCTGCCTGAATGCGATCAAGGGTTACTGCTGGATCACCGACACCGACACCGTGCTCGCTCGCCTGCAGGAGATGCGGCCATGA
- a CDS encoding acetyl-CoA C-acetyltransferase, translating into MQDVVIVAATRTAIGSFQGSLASVSAVDLGAAVIRQLLEQTGLDGAQVDEVIMGQVLTAGAGQNPARQSAIKAGLPHAVPALTLNKVCGSGLKALHLGAQAIRCGDAEVIIAGGQENMSLSNYVMPGARTGLRMGHAQIVDTMISDGLWDAFNDYHMGITAENLVDKYDISREQQDAFAAASQQKAAAAIEAGRFVDEITPILIPQRKGDPVAFKVDEQPRGDTTAESLAKLRPAFKKDGSVTAGNASSLNDGAAAVILMSAEKAKSLGLPVLAKIAAYANAGVDPAIMGIGPVSATRRCLDKAGWNIDQLDLIEANEAFAAQSLAVAKDLQWDLDKVNVNGGAIALGHPIGASGCRVLVTLLHEMIKRDAKKGLATLCIGGGQGVALALERA; encoded by the coding sequence ATGCAAGACGTCGTAATTGTTGCCGCCACGCGTACCGCGATCGGCAGTTTCCAGGGTTCCCTGGCCAGCGTTTCCGCCGTTGATCTGGGCGCGGCGGTGATCCGCCAGTTGCTCGAACAAACCGGCCTGGACGGTGCTCAAGTCGATGAAGTGATCATGGGCCAAGTTCTTACCGCCGGCGCTGGCCAGAACCCGGCGCGTCAGTCGGCGATCAAGGCTGGCTTGCCCCACGCCGTACCAGCGCTGACCCTGAACAAAGTGTGCGGCTCGGGCCTGAAAGCCCTGCACCTCGGCGCACAGGCGATCCGTTGCGGCGACGCTGAGGTGATCATCGCCGGCGGCCAGGAAAACATGAGCCTGTCCAACTACGTGATGCCGGGCGCACGCACCGGTCTGCGCATGGGCCACGCGCAAATCGTCGACACCATGATCAGTGACGGTCTGTGGGATGCGTTCAACGATTACCACATGGGCATCACCGCCGAGAACCTCGTCGACAAGTACGACATCAGCCGCGAACAGCAGGACGCGTTCGCCGCAGCCTCGCAGCAGAAAGCCGCTGCCGCGATTGAGGCCGGTCGCTTTGTCGATGAGATCACCCCGATCCTGATCCCGCAGCGCAAAGGCGATCCTGTTGCCTTCAAGGTCGACGAACAGCCGCGTGGCGACACCACCGCAGAATCCCTGGCGAAACTGCGCCCGGCGTTCAAAAAGGACGGCAGCGTCACCGCTGGCAACGCCTCGTCGCTGAACGACGGCGCCGCTGCGGTGATTCTGATGAGTGCCGAAAAAGCCAAATCCCTCGGCCTGCCTGTGCTGGCAAAAATCGCCGCCTATGCCAACGCAGGCGTTGATCCAGCAATTATGGGCATCGGCCCGGTATCGGCGACCCGCCGCTGCCTGGACAAGGCTGGCTGGAATATCGATCAGCTCGACCTGATCGAGGCCAACGAAGCCTTCGCCGCACAATCGCTGGCAGTGGCCAAGGATCTCCAGTGGGATCTGGACAAGGTCAACGTCAACGGCGGCGCCATCGCCTTGGGGCACCCGATCGGTGCCTCGGGTTGCCGCGTGCTGGTGACCCTGCTGCATGAAATGATCAAGCGTGATGCGAAAAAGGGTCTGGCGACCCTGTGCATCGGCGGTGGCCAAGGTGTGGCGCTGGCGCTGGAACGCGCATAA
- a CDS encoding CoA transferase subunit A — protein sequence MAGFDKRVSSYEEALAGLEDGMTVIAGGFGLCGIPENLIAEIKRKGTRDLTVVSNNCGVDGFGLGVLLTDRQISKVIASYVGENKLFEEQLLKGDIEVILTPQGTLAEKMRAGGAGIPAFFTATGVGTPVAEGKEVREFKGRKYLMEESITGDFAIVKGWKADHFGNVIYRHTAQNFNPLAATAGKITVVEVEEIVEPGELDPSQIHTPGIYVDRVICGTFEKRIEQRTIRK from the coding sequence ATGGCAGGTTTCGACAAGCGCGTGAGTTCCTACGAGGAAGCCCTCGCCGGGCTTGAGGACGGCATGACCGTCATCGCCGGCGGGTTCGGTCTGTGCGGCATTCCGGAAAACCTGATCGCCGAGATCAAGCGCAAAGGCACCCGCGACCTCACCGTCGTCTCCAACAACTGCGGCGTCGACGGCTTTGGCCTCGGCGTGCTGCTCACCGATCGTCAAATCAGCAAAGTCATCGCCTCCTACGTCGGCGAAAACAAGCTGTTCGAAGAGCAACTGCTCAAGGGCGACATCGAAGTCATCCTGACCCCGCAAGGCACTCTCGCCGAGAAAATGCGCGCGGGCGGCGCCGGCATTCCGGCCTTCTTCACCGCCACCGGCGTCGGCACCCCGGTCGCCGAAGGCAAGGAAGTGCGTGAGTTCAAAGGGCGCAAGTACCTGATGGAAGAATCCATCACCGGCGACTTCGCTATCGTCAAAGGCTGGAAAGCCGACCACTTCGGCAACGTCATCTACCGTCACACCGCGCAGAACTTCAATCCGCTGGCCGCCACCGCCGGCAAGATCACCGTGGTTGAAGTCGAAGAAATCGTCGAACCCGGCGAACTCGATCCATCGCAGATCCACACCCCGGGCATCTACGTCGATCGGGTCATTTGCGGCACGTTCGAAAAACGCATCGAACAGCGCACCATCCGCAAATAA
- the cobF gene encoding precorrin-6A synthase (deacetylating), whose amino-acid sequence MKQLLVIGIGAGNPDYITMQAVKALNRVDVFFLMDKGQSKDKLIDLRRGICERYIDDPDYRFVEAHSPERERGDVDYTASVDDLNRAKQQTFERLINDELSDGQCGGFLVWGDPALYDSTVRILQAILASGTCAFEFDVIPGITSVQALAAQHKVPLNTIGRSIEITTGRRLAAGQVSDTDSLVVMLDAEDSYHHVADQQTEIYWGAYLGTPDEILISGRLADVADEIERVRKAARAEHGWIMDTYLLRKP is encoded by the coding sequence ATGAAACAACTGCTGGTAATCGGCATCGGGGCCGGTAACCCCGACTACATCACGATGCAGGCCGTGAAGGCGCTGAACCGGGTCGACGTGTTTTTTCTGATGGATAAAGGCCAGAGCAAGGACAAGCTGATCGACCTGCGTCGTGGGATCTGTGAGCGCTACATTGACGACCCCGACTACCGCTTCGTCGAAGCCCACAGCCCGGAACGCGAACGGGGCGATGTCGACTACACGGCCAGTGTCGATGATCTGAACCGCGCCAAGCAGCAGACCTTCGAACGCCTGATCAATGACGAATTGTCTGATGGTCAGTGCGGCGGTTTCCTGGTGTGGGGCGACCCGGCGTTGTACGACAGCACTGTGCGTATCCTCCAGGCAATACTGGCCTCGGGCACGTGTGCCTTCGAGTTTGACGTGATTCCCGGGATCACCAGCGTTCAGGCGTTGGCGGCGCAGCATAAGGTGCCGCTGAACACGATCGGTCGTTCCATCGAAATCACTACCGGGCGGCGTTTGGCGGCCGGGCAGGTGAGTGATACGGACAGTCTGGTGGTGATGCTCGATGCTGAAGACTCTTATCACCATGTCGCCGATCAGCAGACCGAGATTTACTGGGGGGCCTACCTGGGCACGCCGGATGAGATTCTGATCAGTGGCAGGCTTGCCGATGTCGCGGATGAGATCGAGCGGGTGCGCAAGGCTGCGCGGGCGGAGCATGGGTGGATCATGGATACGTATTTGTTACGCAAGCCATAG
- a CDS encoding N-formylglutamate amidohydrolase → MHACTESAELGLYTRPAYNLSREDSTHPLILVCEHASRYIPETLNNLGLDAAAAAEHIAWDIGALQLAEQLSKMLGATLLSANYSRLLIDLNRPRHAPDSIPAQSEIYQVPGNRELDEATREYRRQILFKPFHARLQTLIDERVAKGQAVRVVGIHSFTPVYYGQPRPLEVGVLFGQAKAYAQRLLDGLGEHPLKVAGNQPYKIDPLGDMTVPVHGDARGLDSVLIEVRNDLLRSPEAVSRWAGYLAPLL, encoded by the coding sequence ATGCACGCCTGTACTGAATCCGCCGAGCTGGGGTTGTACACCCGACCGGCCTATAACCTGAGCCGCGAAGACTCGACGCACCCGTTGATTCTGGTGTGCGAACACGCCAGCCGCTACATCCCCGAAACCCTGAACAATCTGGGCCTGGACGCCGCCGCCGCTGCTGAACACATCGCTTGGGACATTGGCGCGCTGCAACTGGCCGAGCAACTATCGAAGATGCTCGGCGCAACCCTGTTGAGCGCCAATTATTCGCGCCTGCTGATAGATCTGAACCGGCCACGCCACGCCCCGGACAGCATTCCGGCGCAGAGCGAGATTTATCAGGTGCCGGGCAACCGCGAGCTGGACGAAGCCACCCGCGAATACCGACGTCAGATCCTGTTCAAACCGTTTCACGCGCGCTTGCAAACGTTGATCGACGAACGTGTTGCTAAAGGCCAAGCAGTTCGTGTGGTGGGGATTCACAGTTTCACCCCGGTGTATTACGGCCAGCCGCGTCCGCTGGAGGTCGGCGTGCTGTTCGGTCAGGCCAAGGCTTACGCGCAACGTTTGCTCGATGGCCTCGGCGAACATCCGCTGAAAGTGGCCGGCAACCAGCCCTACAAGATTGATCCGCTGGGCGACATGACCGTGCCGGTACACGGCGATGCCCGTGGCCTCGACTCGGTGCTGATCGAGGTGCGCAACGACTTGCTGCGCAGCCCCGAAGCCGTATCGCGCTGGGCCGGATACCTCGCGCCATTGCTGTAA
- a CDS encoding MurR/RpiR family transcriptional regulator, translating to MPPLRDLITDPGLDLTPSERKVVRALLDQYPRNGLGPMARLAEHAGVSDPTIVRLVKKLGFGGYAEFQDALLSDMDHRLRSPRTLLQPRAHQHKDDAWSHYLGDSHRLLVETQSLTQPEDVRILTDWLLDARHQVYCFGGRFSSLMATYLLNHLRLLRSGCFALEDNAQLPDRLFDLQRQDVVLLFDYRRYQTQALRVASAAKNNNARVVLFTDIYASPLRELADLIISAPVESASPFDTMVPALAQVEALIACLTLRTENLADRLEGIDALRNDFNTHLLEDK from the coding sequence ATGCCCCCTCTCAGAGACCTGATCACCGATCCCGGCCTGGATCTTACGCCGTCGGAGCGCAAAGTCGTTCGCGCCTTGCTTGATCAGTACCCACGCAACGGTCTGGGGCCGATGGCGCGTCTGGCCGAACATGCCGGGGTCAGCGATCCGACTATTGTGCGGCTGGTGAAAAAACTCGGTTTCGGTGGTTATGCCGAATTCCAGGATGCCCTGCTCAGTGACATGGACCATCGCCTGCGCTCGCCGCGCACGCTGTTGCAACCGCGCGCCCATCAGCACAAGGACGACGCCTGGAGCCACTATCTGGGCGACAGCCATCGCCTGCTGGTCGAAACCCAATCGCTGACCCAACCCGAAGACGTGCGCATTCTCACCGACTGGCTGCTCGATGCCCGGCATCAGGTGTACTGCTTTGGCGGGCGCTTCAGCAGCCTGATGGCCACTTATCTGCTCAATCACTTGCGCCTGCTGCGCTCCGGTTGCTTCGCTTTGGAAGACAACGCGCAACTGCCTGATCGCCTGTTCGATCTGCAACGTCAGGACGTGGTGCTGCTGTTCGACTATCGCCGCTATCAGACTCAGGCCCTGCGGGTCGCCAGTGCGGCGAAAAACAATAACGCACGCGTGGTGCTGTTCACCGACATCTACGCCTCACCGCTGCGGGAACTGGCCGACCTGATCATCAGCGCCCCGGTGGAATCGGCCTCGCCGTTCGACACCATGGTGCCGGCGCTGGCGCAGGTCGAAGCACTGATTGCCTGCCTGACCTTGCGCACCGAAAACCTCGCCGATCGCCTGGAAGGCATCGATGCCCTGCGCAATGACTTCAACACCCACCTGCTGGAGGATAAATAA
- a CDS encoding LysR family transcriptional regulator, producing MTIKQIRAFLAVAQSLSFAVACERLHLSQSALSLTIKALEEGLGGRLFSRNTRNVALTAEGESLLPLARRLIADWDNAEDEMRQRFSLQRGRVTLAAMPSFAGNLLPPILKTFRARYPNVNVTVNDVINEQVLEMVRDRQVELGVAFEPMQNTAMTFTPLYMDRFVAVVSKDSPLAQRAEIDWQTLLQEPFITLQRPSTVRVMLEEHLQARGMKLPVEFESHQLATVGRMVASGLGVSAVPALCAGQMQELGAHCLTLDDSVERAIGVLTEPGNELSAAAQALFDILKAEDLGRL from the coding sequence ATGACCATCAAACAGATCCGCGCCTTCCTCGCCGTGGCACAGAGCCTGAGTTTTGCCGTGGCCTGCGAGCGTCTGCACCTGTCGCAATCAGCCTTGAGCCTGACCATCAAAGCGCTGGAAGAGGGCTTGGGCGGTCGCCTGTTCAGCCGCAACACCCGCAATGTGGCGCTGACCGCAGAAGGTGAGTCGCTGCTACCGCTGGCGCGGCGGCTGATCGCCGACTGGGACAACGCCGAAGATGAAATGCGCCAGCGTTTCAGCCTGCAACGCGGGCGGGTGACGCTAGCGGCGATGCCGTCGTTTGCCGGCAATCTGCTTCCGCCGATCCTCAAGACCTTTCGCGCGCGTTATCCGAACGTCAACGTCACGGTCAATGACGTGATCAACGAGCAGGTGCTGGAGATGGTTCGTGATCGTCAGGTGGAACTGGGGGTGGCGTTCGAGCCGATGCAAAACACTGCGATGACGTTCACGCCGTTGTATATGGATCGCTTTGTTGCGGTGGTATCGAAGGATTCGCCGTTGGCCCAGCGTGCTGAGATCGATTGGCAGACGTTGCTTCAGGAGCCGTTTATCACCTTGCAGCGGCCATCGACGGTGCGGGTGATGCTCGAAGAGCACTTGCAGGCTCGCGGTATGAAGTTGCCGGTGGAATTTGAAAGCCATCAATTAGCGACCGTCGGACGCATGGTCGCCAGCGGGCTGGGTGTCAGTGCCGTCCCAGCGTTGTGCGCCGGGCAGATGCAGGAGCTTGGCGCCCATTGCCTGACGCTGGACGACTCGGTGGAACGGGCGATTGGTGTGTTGACCGAGCCGGGCAATGAACTGTCGGCGGCGGCGCAGGCGTTGTTCGATATTCTCAAGGCTGAAGATCTGGGGCGACTGTGA